The following proteins are co-located in the Pseudoalteromonas ulvae UL12 genome:
- a CDS encoding GAF domain-containing protein yields MEKNAFYQSLVQQAEGLIAGERNVVANMANISALLFMSLEDINWAGFYLVDNDDELVLGPFQGNPACIRIPIGKGVCGTAAQLNETQRIDDVHQFAGHIACDAASNSEIVIPIIKDNKVIAVLDIDSPIYNRFDAEDQAGLEQLIRTFEQQL; encoded by the coding sequence ATGGAAAAAAATGCATTTTATCAGTCTCTCGTACAGCAAGCTGAGGGATTAATTGCTGGTGAACGTAATGTGGTCGCGAATATGGCTAACATTAGTGCATTATTATTCATGAGCTTAGAAGATATTAATTGGGCTGGCTTTTACCTAGTGGATAATGACGATGAGTTGGTGTTAGGTCCTTTTCAAGGAAATCCAGCTTGTATTCGTATTCCTATTGGTAAAGGCGTGTGTGGTACTGCTGCACAACTAAATGAAACGCAACGAATTGATGATGTTCATCAATTTGCGGGTCATATCGCCTGTGATGCTGCTTCAAACTCTGAAATTGTGATTCCTATTATTAAGGATAACAAAGTAATAGCGGTTCTCGATATTGATAGCCCAATTTACAATCGTTTTGATGCTGAGGACCAAGCGGGACTCGAGCAATTAATTCGTACTTTTGAGCAACAGCTTTAA
- the proQ gene encoding RNA chaperone ProQ, producing MDTTNKLKDVTEVLGYLYKQFPNCFSEKDGIKPLKVGIFKDVAARIEGDETVSKTQVRQALRKYTSNWRYLEAVTKHEFRIDLDGNDCEKVEQEHIDHAVKALEESRAKFAQRKKQQRPKQDADKKSYKKKPHSSDTSASKGTKVGSSKTKQEKAPRRTGKMEALPADKIKVNELVKVKLGQALINGTITEINKEEIHVILATGMQVKIKADSLYSI from the coding sequence ATGGACACCACTAACAAGCTAAAAGATGTTACTGAGGTATTAGGTTACCTATATAAGCAGTTTCCAAACTGTTTTTCTGAAAAAGACGGCATAAAGCCGCTTAAAGTAGGAATTTTTAAAGATGTCGCCGCGCGTATTGAAGGCGATGAAACTGTGAGTAAAACACAAGTTCGTCAAGCTCTTCGTAAATACACGTCAAATTGGCGTTACCTTGAAGCTGTAACAAAACACGAATTCCGCATTGATCTTGACGGCAACGACTGTGAAAAAGTTGAGCAAGAGCATATTGATCATGCAGTTAAAGCACTTGAAGAAAGCCGTGCGAAGTTTGCACAGCGCAAAAAGCAACAGCGTCCAAAACAAGATGCAGACAAAAAATCTTACAAAAAGAAACCTCATTCTTCAGATACTTCTGCAAGTAAAGGAACTAAAGTAGGTTCTAGTAAGACTAAACAAGAAAAAGCGCCTCGCCGTACTGGAAAGATGGAAGCCTTACCTGCTGATAAAATTAAAGTGAATGAACTAGTTAAAGTTAAACTAGGCCAAGCGCTGATTAACGGCACGATTACAGAAATCAATAAGGAAGAAATCCACGTCATTCTAGCAACCGGTATGCAGGTGAAAATTAAGGCTGATAGTCTGTATTCAATCTAA
- the prc gene encoding carboxy terminal-processing peptidase — protein sequence MSKKFKLIPIAAAFLAFNTFAKVDNITLADLPVLKQESQHSTASKRVTNFFTRAHYKLIQLNDELSSEIFDRYIESLDYNRRIFLQSDVDSFEKYRNLVDNSLSTGKLDFAFDVFNVSLKRRFERYQYSIALLNTEMTFDADDLYYFDREDSPWPKTTEELNEIWRQKVKYDALRLKLTGKNWDEIKDVLEKRYSYTLKRLVQTNSEDAFQIAMNSFARSIEAHTSYLSPRRAEQFKMDMDLELEGIGAVLGYDEDYTVIRSLVPGGPADKSEKIKANDRIIGVAQGSEKYVDVIGWRLDDVVELIKGPKGTKVRLQYLKGVDAHGTPSEVEITRDKIRLEDKAVKSSVFEPKYTELDTKIGVIDIPGFYNNLSKDVKKELTKLKEEQVDGIIIDLRQNGGGSLYEATQLTGLFIDQGPVVQIHTLNGRVEQQKDTDGVTFYDGPLTVLVDRYSASASEIFAAAMQDYGRAVIVGEQTFGKGTVQQHRGLGRNYDLYDKELGSVQYTIAKFYRINGGSTQHKGVIPDISLPSPIDPADWGESQEDNALPWDQIANAKYNSLANLNSAITFLQQKHDERIKAEPEFDYVFDDISRYKEEKDRKTISLLEKQRVSERDDNDKLALKRTNERLKRLGQPQIEKLDDVPDIISELDPFLEETAQITSDFIKYGRYAKK from the coding sequence ATGAGTAAAAAGTTCAAACTCATTCCTATTGCAGCAGCATTTTTAGCATTCAATACCTTTGCTAAAGTAGACAATATAACACTCGCTGATTTACCTGTTTTAAAACAAGAAAGTCAACATAGTACCGCTAGCAAAAGAGTGACAAACTTTTTTACTCGTGCTCATTATAAGCTTATTCAATTGAACGATGAGCTTTCGTCAGAAATATTCGACCGTTATATCGAGTCCCTCGATTATAACCGTCGGATATTTTTACAGTCTGATGTCGATAGCTTTGAAAAATACCGCAACCTAGTTGATAACTCGCTCAGTACGGGCAAGTTAGATTTTGCATTTGATGTGTTTAATGTCAGTTTAAAACGACGTTTTGAGCGTTACCAGTATTCAATTGCATTACTTAATACGGAAATGACGTTCGACGCAGATGATTTGTATTACTTTGATCGTGAAGATTCGCCATGGCCAAAAACAACTGAAGAGTTGAACGAAATTTGGCGTCAAAAGGTTAAATATGATGCACTTAGGCTCAAGTTAACCGGAAAAAATTGGGACGAAATTAAAGACGTTCTTGAAAAACGTTATAGCTATACACTTAAACGTTTAGTTCAAACTAATAGCGAAGATGCATTCCAAATTGCAATGAATTCTTTTGCACGTAGCATTGAAGCGCATACCTCATACTTATCTCCACGTCGTGCAGAGCAATTTAAAATGGACATGGATCTTGAACTTGAAGGGATCGGTGCTGTACTTGGGTATGATGAAGATTATACGGTTATCCGCAGTTTAGTGCCGGGTGGCCCAGCAGATAAATCTGAAAAAATTAAAGCGAACGATCGCATTATCGGTGTCGCACAAGGCTCTGAAAAATATGTTGATGTGATAGGTTGGCGTTTAGATGATGTCGTTGAATTAATTAAAGGCCCGAAGGGGACTAAAGTTCGTCTGCAGTATTTAAAAGGCGTTGATGCCCATGGAACGCCTTCTGAAGTCGAAATTACCCGTGATAAAATTAGATTAGAAGATAAGGCCGTTAAATCATCTGTATTTGAACCTAAATACACTGAACTAGATACGAAAATCGGTGTGATTGATATCCCTGGTTTTTACAATAACTTGTCTAAAGATGTCAAAAAAGAACTGACCAAACTTAAAGAAGAGCAAGTCGATGGCATTATTATTGATTTGCGTCAAAATGGCGGTGGTTCGTTATATGAAGCGACTCAACTAACAGGTTTATTTATTGACCAAGGTCCTGTTGTCCAAATCCATACATTAAATGGACGTGTTGAGCAGCAAAAAGATACAGATGGCGTCACTTTTTATGATGGCCCATTAACAGTATTAGTTGACCGTTATTCAGCATCAGCCTCTGAAATTTTTGCAGCAGCAATGCAGGATTATGGCCGTGCTGTGATTGTTGGTGAACAAACATTTGGTAAAGGTACAGTGCAACAGCACCGTGGCCTTGGACGCAATTACGATTTATACGACAAAGAGCTTGGCAGCGTGCAATACACGATCGCTAAGTTTTATCGAATAAATGGTGGCAGTACGCAGCATAAAGGGGTGATCCCAGATATTTCACTGCCATCGCCAATCGATCCTGCGGACTGGGGTGAAAGCCAAGAAGATAATGCGCTTCCTTGGGATCAAATTGCCAACGCGAAATATAACTCATTGGCTAATTTGAACTCGGCTATTACGTTTTTACAGCAAAAGCATGATGAGCGAATTAAAGCTGAGCCGGAGTTTGATTATGTCTTTGACGATATATCACGTTATAAAGAAGAAAAAGATCGTAAAACGATTTCTTTATTAGAGAAGCAACGCGTCTCTGAACGTGATGATAATGATAAACTCGCGCTTAAACGTACCAATGAGCGATTAAAACGCTTAGGTCAACCGCAGATAGAAAAACTAGACGATGTCCCAGACATTATTTCTGAATTAGATCCGTTTTTAGAGGAAACGGCTCAAATCACGTCTGACTTTATAAAATACGGGCGATACGCCAAAAAGTAA